A region of Cataglyphis hispanica isolate Lineage 1 chromosome 8, ULB_Chis1_1.0, whole genome shotgun sequence DNA encodes the following proteins:
- the LOC126851618 gene encoding collagen alpha-1(V) chain-like produces MQPKNYARRQWRVLRSSWIVHLVYLLLPGSLTFGFQPKTAGVMMRDIARDVADLIEATGMHEQLYGVTTTQNRCRDDGTVAYDITETAILMVHTNTLFSSGIPQDFSILVVAKPKANYTMPILFTIYGDIGEEQLVLSLGRNISLLYNTNEEEKNDAISFNIDISDGEWHRLGISIKGDAVTIILDCDRHITKKLQRNLDKTITGIFMIGQQLNGGLYLGSLEMLKIAPNPDAAYEICTIFAPDCKHQLKSKLNYNASSSGNEDDDEKGNERDSDKDDTVFQTSYEEETMTIANMYESESNNQQYYGESTIDPYNKEYIRTFSMHPDKMYYNARGPPGPRGFPGPPGIPGSPGKKGEPGRDGLAGLPGTVGPPGNVFVIPLLNQQGNEKGPDSQIELIKQILSQHMLAMRGIEGPVGLTGIPGPDGPPGLQGEKGELGDIGEPGPRGERGSPGNPGREGRRGRPGRDGERGLTGPPGMKGEQGLIGLPGLPGDKGERGLSGIPGEPGLPGHEGMQGEDGPPGLPGLPGELGPRGFIGPRGFPGLPGNPGIPGNEGPSGSKGNVGPPGPPGAPGQPGSVGAVGPSGPQGLPGPIGLVGPQGKPGIPGLPGADGSPGLPGNPGIPGMKGEQGPPGPQGSVGFPGVRGVKGDEGWRGPPGEHGEKGERGLEGEKGDAGMKGEPGATGPQGIPGLEGLEGPKGFEGPRGETGPAGPPGEKGKLGIPGYVGYPGNIGEKGDKGQIGAQGSSGDKGERGSNGMQGERGETGPRGFRGTRGRRGAEGLPGPKGDTGQPGSSGMPGEIGPPGVEGPRGFMGPPGSPGLDGKDGVPGPPGERGPIGESGLAGLPGTPGIIGPQGPVGEPGQPGEPGAPGSPGIPGEIGPPGEQGKEGPSGPPGLTGTKGPPGPSGLPGFPGERGLNGLPGMPGLKGEMGPVGAFGPPGDKGAQGDPGKDGVPGPEGKQGPKGKRGLIGLKGEKGDPGLSGPIGRDGLPGPRGLPGSSGPVGPPGEDGDKGNVGPPGEKGFKGSQGEMGLLGPQGIQGPRGEPGLIGSPGEKGPPGEIGQRGSKGEIGPVGAIGPAGPLGPQGLPGPPGVKGEVGDSGAIGPIGPPGTPGERGLKGPKGLKGAEGPPGLEGRQGEKGDSGIAGPPGKPGAEGKQGERGPPGAKGEEGKEGIVGSPGPRGLIGFDGPKGEIGLPGFPGPPGEPGFMGAKGEPGKDGEDGQAGDPGAPGEAGPSGKEGLPGLPGKPGPEGPAGQQGNPGLPGDKGDMGPIGAPGPQGLIGVQGPSGLPGLPGERGLPGAAGENGPPGMPGAVGAPGMVGPVGPNGPKGDKGRRGLKGHRGELGRVGIKGEQGEMGEKGERGLPGLEGPKGNLGAAGLIGPKGEQGVPGLPGPPGWPGPKGNAGNDGKQGIPGPPGPPGPPGPPSPPMEPFSFDGVILPQSVRKKRDASENIDEKEDLDTKYLDIYRSISNIRQELDRRYRPTGTRNNPVRTCKDLFYGHPHFKDDWYWIDPNLGMPDDAIYVYCNITNMGETCVFPDIHSSHMPNIPWKKENNKIDWYSRLRGGFRITYETIGVVQMNVLRLLSQEAYQNFTYTCVNSVAWYNSEDPTHSYNLSLRLLGDNEDEFSYNVIKPQIITDGCKNRNNKTETVFLIHTRKPQQLPLVDFFPIDYGSSRQAFGFAIGPVCFK; encoded by the exons atgcAGCCAAAAAACTACGCGAGAAGACAATGGAGAGTGTTGCGATCTTCGTGGATCGTGCACCTCGTGTATCTCTTGCTTCCAGGATCGCTTACATTTGGTTTTCAGCCAAAAACAGCGGGTGTGATGATGAGAGATATAG caAGGGATGTAGCGGATCTAATTGAAGCAACAGGGATGCATGAGCAACTTTACGGAGTAACGACGACACAAAATCGTTGCAGAGATGATGGCACGGTCGCGTACGACATTACGGAAACCGCGATCTTGATGGTTCATACTAATACGCTATTTTCATCCGGCATACCGCAGGATTTTTCCATTTTGGTCGTCGCAAAGCCAAAAGCTA ATTACACGATGCCAATACTCTTTACTATCTACGGCGATATCGGCGAAGAACAGCTGGTTCTTTCATTGGGGCGCAATATCAGCCTTCTCTACAATACAAATGAGGAGGAAAAAAACGATGCAATTTCCTTCAACATCGATATTTCCGATGGGGAATGGCATCGGTTAGGAATTAGCATTAAGGGTGACGCCGTTACTATTATTCTCGATTGTGATAGACATATCACGAAGAAACTGCAAAGGAATCTCGATAAAACAATCACTGGCATTTTCATGATAGGGCAACAGCTTAATGGTGGTTTATATCtg GGAAGTCTCGAAATGTTGAAGATTGCTCCAAATCCAGATGCTGCTTATGAGATATGCACGATATTTGCGCCAGACTGTAAACATCAATTAAAAAGCAAGTTGAATTATAATGCATCATCGAGTGGGAATGAAGATGATGATGAAAAAGGGAACGAGAGAGATTCGGACAAAGATGATACGG TGTTTCAGACATCGTACGAAGAGGAAACGATGACAATTGCAAATATGTATGAGTCGGAATCAAATAATCAACAGTATTATGGCGAATCAACAATTGATCCTTAcaacaaagaatatatacgtACTTTTTCAATGCATCctgataaaatgtattataatgctCGAGGTCCTCCAGGTCCTCGTGGATTTCCAGGACCGCCAGGGATACCTGGATCTCCAGGCAAGAAAGGCGAACCCGGTAGAGATGGATTGGCTGGATTGCCAGGTACAGTTGGTCCACCGGGTAACGTTTTTGTAATACCCTTGTTAAATCAACAGGGTAACGAAAAAGGACCGGACTCCCAAATAGAACTGATAAAACAGATATTATCGCAACACATGCTTGCAATGAGAGGTATAGAGGGCCCGGTGGGACTTACGGGCATCCCAGGACCGGATGGACCGCCTGGACTTCAAGGTGAAAAAGGAGAACTCGGTGACATTGGTGAGCCTGGGCCTAGAGGGGAGAGAG GAAGTCCCGGTAATCCTGGCAGAGAAGGCAGGAGGGGTCGTCCTGGCAGAGATGGTGAGCGCGGTCTTACTGGACCTCCGGGAATGAAGGGCGAACAAGGACTGATAGGATTACCAGGCTTACCGGGTGATAAGGGTGAACGGGGACTTTCAGGGATACCCGGAGAACCGGGTCTACCGGGTCACGAAGGGATGCAGGGCGAGGACGGTCCTCCTGGTCTACCGGGCCTACCTGGTGAATTG GGTCCGAGAGGATTTATTGGACCAAGAGGTTTCCCTGGTTTACCAGGTAATCCCGGTATTCCTGGAAACGAAGGGCCGTCGGGCTCAAAAGGCAATGTTGGACCGCCCGGTCCACCTGGTGCACCTGGTCAACCAGGATCTGTAGGTGCTGTGGGACCATCTGGACCTCAAGGTCTACCAGGACCGATTGGTTTAGTC ggTCCACAAGGAAAGCCTGGAATTCCTGGTCTTCCGGGTGCTGACGGATCTCCTGGTCTTCCGGGCAATCCTGGAATTCCTGGGATGAAAGGCGAACAAGGTCCGCCGGGACCCCAAGGATCAGTAGGCTTTCCGGGTGTGCGGGGTGTGAAGGGCGATGAAGGATGGCGAGGTCCGCCGGGTGAACATGGCGAGAAAGGTGAGAGGGGATTAGAAGGTGAGAAAGGCGATGCTGGTATGAAAGGAGAGCCTGGAGCAACAGGACCGCAAGGAATTCCAGGCCTTGAAGGATTGGAAGGGCCAAAAGGATTTGAGGGGCCTCGAGGTGAAACTGGTCCTGCTGGTCCGCCCGGAGAGAAGGGGAAATTAGGTATACCTGGATATGTTGGATATCCAGGAAATATTGGAGAAAAGGGTGATAAAGGACAAATCGGAGCGCAAGGTTCTAGCGGCGATAAAGGAGAaaga gGAAGCAATGGAATGCAGGGAGAACGTGGCGAAACAGGGCCAAgg GGTTTCAGAGGAACACGTGGAAGAAGAGGCGCAGAAGGATTACCAGGACCAAAGGGCGATACTGGTCAGCCAGGATCTTCTGGTATGCCAGGCGAGATTGGCCCTCCCGGTGTTGAAGGTCCACGTGGGTTCATGGGACCACCTGGTTCACCAGGCCTCGACGGGAAAGATGGTGTACCAGGACCACCTGGCGAACGTGGTCCAATTGGAGAATCTGGGCTTGCAGGACTTCCAGGAACTCCTGGTATTATCGGTCCTCAAGGACCAGTTGGAGAACCTGGTCAACCGGGCGAACCTGGAGCACCTGGCAGTCCGGGGATTCCGGGAGAAATTGGTCCGCCAGGTGAACAAGGAAAAGAAGGACCGTCGGGACCACCAGGTTTGACAGGAACTAAAGGTCCGCCAGGTCCTAGTGGATTACCAGGATTTCCGGGCGAAAGAGGATTGAACGGTCTGCCt gGAATGCCTGGTTTGAAAGGCGAAATGGGGCCTGTCGGAGCATTTGGTCCACCCGGTGATAAGGGTGCTCAGGGTGATCCTGGTAAAGACGGTGTACCAGGTCCAGAAGGAAAACAAGGACCTAAAGGAAAGAGAGGCCTTATTGGACTTAAAGGCGAaaag GGTGACCCTGGGTTATCTGGGCCTATAGGTCGCGATGGTTTACCAGGTCCACGAGGGTTACCTGGTTCATCAGGACCAGTAGGACCTCCGGGTGAGGATGGTGACAAAGGAAACGTAGGTCCACCCGGTGAAAAAGGATTCAAAGGATCTCAGGGCGAAATG GGACTTCTGGGTCCACAAGGAATACAAGGACCACGTGGTGAACCTGGTTTAATTGGTTCGCCTGGAGAGAAAGGACCACCCGGTGAAATTGGGCAGCGAGGATCAAAAGGTGAGATTGGTCCAGTCGGAGCAATAGGACCAGCCGGGCCTTTAGGACCGCAAGGTTTACCGGGTCCGCCAGGTGTAAAAGGCGAAGTTGGAGATTCTGGAGCAATAGGTCCTATAGGGCCACCAGGTACTCCAGGAGAACGGGGTTTGAAAGGACCAAAAGGCCTTAAAGGTGCAGAAGGACCACCAGGCTTAGAAGGTCGTCAAGGAGAAAAAGGAGACAGTGGAATAGCAGGACCTCCTGGAAAACCAGGAGCGGAGGGCAAACAg GGAGAAAGAGGTCCTCCAGGAGCAAAAGGAGAAGAAGGCAAGGAAGGAATTGTCGGATCTCCTGGACCACGAGGATTAATTGGCTTTGATGGACCAAAAGGTGAAATTGGATTACCTGGTTTTCCCGGTCCACCAGGAGAACCTGGTTTTATGGGCGCGAAGGGTGAACCTGGAAAAGATGGTGAGGATGGACAGGCAGGCGATCCAGGCGCACCAGGTGAAGCTGGACCATCCGGCAAGGAAGGATTACCAGGTCTTCCTGGAAAACCA GGTCCGGAAGGGCCGGCAGGTCAACAAGGTAACCCAGGTTTACCAGGAGATAAAGGAGATATGGGTCCGATCGGAGCACCGGGACCTCAAGGACTTATCGGAGTACAAGGACCATCTGGCCTGCCCGGTTTGCCAGGAGAAAGAGGTTTGCCAGGAGCGGCCGGCGAAAATGGTCCTCCTGGAATGCCGGGCGCCGTCGGTGCCCCTGGGATGGTTGGACCAGTTGGTCCAAATGGCCCGAAAGGTGACAAAGGTCGAAGAGGCCTTAAAGGACATCGAGGAGAACTAGGACGCGTTGGTATTAAGGGCGAACAAGGAGAGATGGGAGAAAAAGGCGAACGAGGATTGCCTGGATTAGAAGGTCCCAAAGGAAATCTCGGAGCTGCGGGTTTAATTGGTCCTAAAGGGGAACAAGGGGTTCCCGGTTTGCCAGGACCGCCAGGATGGCCCGGGCCCAAAGGAAACGCGGGGAATGATGGAAAACAAGGTATCCCAGGTCCACCAGGTCCACCAGGCCCACCAGGACCACCTAGCCCACCGATGGAACCCTTCAGCTTTGATGGAGTGATATTACCTCAATCAGTTAGAAAGAAACGCGATGCTTcagaaaatat AGATGAAAAGGAAGATTTGGATACGAAATACTTAGACATATACAGATCTATTTCCAACATACGACAAGAATTGGATCGAAGGTATAGACCAACTGGTACCAGAAATAATCCAGTAAGAACATGCAAGGATTTGTTTTATGGACATCCCCATTTCAAGGACG ATTGGTATTGGATCGATCCAAATCTAGGCATGCCTGATGACGCTATCTATGTATATTGTAACATTACGAATATGGGCGAGACTTGCGTATTTCCCGATATTCATAGTAGTCACATGCCAAATATACCATGGAAGAAGGAGAACAACAAAATTGACTGGTACTCGCGTTTACGCGGTGGATTCAGA
- the LOC126851614 gene encoding probable ATP-dependent RNA helicase DDX10 gives MTNKKVKAYVKRKRIPESKKIEELCSKYNTIDVTKITKFNDLPLSKITLKGLTENNYVDMTDIQRQSIGLALQGNDILGAAKTGSGKTLAFLIPVLEILYCKQWSRLDGLGALIITPTRELAYQIYETLRKVGRYHDISAGLIIGGKDLKFEKKRMNQCNIVICTPGRLLQHMDENPLFDCVNMQILVLDEADRCLDMGFERTMNCIIENLPPKRQTLLFSATQTKSVKDLARLSLKDPLYVSVHEYSTHTTPENLQQNYIVCSLEDKMAMLWSFIRNHLKQKIIVFFSSCKQVKYIYEAFCRLRPGVSLLALYGTLHQLKRMSIYESFCKKQYAVLFATDIASRGLDFPAVNWVLQMDCPEDVNAYIHRAGRTARFQSGGESLLVLLPSEEAIIEKLKQRKIPINMIKINPSKLQSPHRKLEALLARDVALKETAQRAFIAYIKSIFLMKDKEIFNVHSLDTDAYAKSLGLAIPPRIRFLQRIQKRMSDNNVKIEDEEPIKNSTNSADGSEQEDSGDSSDTSDISDITNSEKKQIQKKDLVSLQFDDSDDDDILTIKRKNIDIVDIPITEKDNKVSNKKKLVTKVALAKKILRKNIIPNKKTTFDDEGQELIDSTKTKMSALARQYENEVDSGINIEMAKQILREEDQFDKKRFREKIREKHKEEKRKLKAKKMKANDEEKKDASSSNEEVDVGNDDVDENESDEGPDTSWLPDPDKIYGKQQNTDEEASSATEFEENEFKKESLVHRPSKRKLITQEENKKIRKRQKVSNVIDLQADEELALQLLQN, from the exons atgacaaataagaAGGTGAAGGCTTATGTGAAAAGGAAACGTATACCggagagtaaaaaaattgaagagctATGCTCCAAGTACAACAct ATAGATGTtactaaaataacaaaattcaaCGACCTTCCTTTATCGAAGATTACTCTAAAGGGTTTAACGGAAAATAATTACGTCGATATGACGGATATCCAAAGGCAAAGCATTGGCTTGGCTTTGCAAGGCAACGATATTTTGGGAGCCGCAAAGACTGGCAGCGGCAAGACATTGGCTTTTCTTATTCCA gttttagaaattttatactgCAAACAATGGTCAAGATTGGATGGTTTAGGCGCGCTAATTATTACACCAACAAGAGAACTGGCATATCAAATATACGAGACACTACGAAAAGTTGGTCGGTACCATGATATTTCGGCTGGTCTGATTATAGGAGGAAaggatttaaaatttgaaaagaaacgTATGAATCAGTGCAATATAGTTATATGTACACCGGGACGTTTGCTCCAGCATATGGACGAGAACCCATTATTCGATTGTGTAAATATGcag ATATTAGTGTTAGATGAAGCAGATCGTTGCTTAGATATGGGTTTTGAAAGGACCATGAAttgtattattgaaaatttgccACCTAAACGACAAACATTGCTCTTTTCTGCTACTCAGACaaa ATCTGTAAAAGATTTAGCAAGGTTGAGTCTCAAGGATCCATTATATGTGTCTGTGCATGAATATTCTACACATACCACACCGGAaaatttacaacaaaattacattgtaTGCTCCTTAGAAGATAAAATGGCAATGCTGTGGTCCTTTATACGAAATCATCTAAAGCAGAAGATTATTGTGTTCTTTTCTAGCTGTAAAcag gtaaaatacatatacgaaGCATTTTGTCGATTACGTCCTGGTGTCAGTTTACTAGCTCTTTATGGCACGCTTCATCAACTGAAAAGAATGAGTATTTATGAATCATTTTGCAAGAAGCAATACGCTGTTTTATTTGCCACTGATATTGCTTCTCGTGGATTAG actTTCCTGCTGTAAATTGGGTACTCCAAATGGATTGTCCAGAAGATGTCAATGCTTACATACATAGAGCAGGCAGAACTGCCAGATTTCAAAGCGGTGGAGAATCTCTCTTAGTTTTATTACCATCTGAAGAGGCGATAATTGAAAAGCTTAAACAACGTAAAATaccaataaatatgataaa aatcaaTCCAAGCAAACTGCAGTCACCTCATCGTAAACTTGAAGCTTTATTAGCGCGAGATGTAGCATTGAAAGAAACAGCTCAAAGAGCATTTATAGCATATATCAAATCAATTTTCCTaatgaaagataaagagaTCTTCAATGTGCATTCTTTAGACACAGATGCATATGCCAA ATCGTTAGGTTTAGCTATTCCTCCAAGAATCCGATTCTTGCaaagaatacaaaaaagaatGTCAGATAACAATGTTAAGATAGAAGATGAAGAgccaattaaaaattcaaccaACTCAGCAGATGGCAGTGAGCAGGAAGATAGCGGAGACAGTTCTGACACAAGTGATATCTCTGATATTACAAATAGTGAAAAGAAACAGATTCAAAAGAAAGATCTCGTTTCTCTTCAGTTTg atgataGCGATGATGATGACATATTAactataaaaaggaaaaatatagatatcgtTGATATACCAATAACAGAGAAAGATAATAAggtttctaataaaaaaaaactcgttaCAAAGGTTGCACTGgccaaaaaaattcttagaaaGAACATTATACCTAATAAGAAGACTACATTTGATGATGAGGGACAA gaATTAATTGATTCTACCAAAACGAAAATGTCGGCATTAGCTCGACAATATGAAAATGAAGTGGATTCTggtattaatattgaaatggcTAAGCAAATCTTGCGCGAGGAGGATCAGTTCGACAAAAAAAGATTCagagaaaaaattagagaaaagcataaagaggaaaaaaggaaattgaaagctaaaaaaatgaaagcaaatgatgaagagaaaaaagatgctTCTTCATCTAATGAAGAAGTAGATGTAGGCAATGATGATGTTGATGAAAATGAATCTGATGAAGGTCCTGATACTTCGTGGTTACCCGATCCAGACAAAATATATGGCAAGCAACAAAATACAGATGAAGAAGCGTCGTCCGCCACCGAGTTTgaagaaaatgaatttaagaaagaaagttTAGTTCACAG GCCAtccaaaagaaaattgataacacaagaggaaaataagaaaataaggaAAAGGCAGAAAGTATCCAATGTTATTGATTTACAGGCCGATGAAGAATTAGCTTtgcaattattacaaaattaa
- the LOC126851616 gene encoding isocitrate dehydrogenase [NAD] subunit gamma, mitochondrial produces the protein MAARSVLKYLKPKLVMFQSHRCAFVCGFDLQHKTPTIKKVMPMPKAQYGGRHTVTMLPGAGIGPELMSYVKEIFKYAGVPVDFEDVDIDPNADDNIDLDYAITSIRRNGVALKGNIETRSTETSVFSRNVALRNELDLYVNVLHCVSYPGVNSRQKNIDIVIVRQNIEGEYSMLEHESVHGVVESMKVITDFNSERVARYAFEYAKRNGRKKVTTVHKANIMKLSDGLFLETSRQVAKNYPDIIHNDIIIDNCCMQLVSNPHQFDVMLTTNLYGAIVSNVVCGLLGGAGLLAGKNYGDHYTVFEPGTRNTGTSIAGKNVANPIAMLNAAVDMLRHLGHKHHASIIQNAINKTINQGVHTRDLGGTATSREVVDNILKHIKVAIV, from the exons ATGGCTGCCCGTTCggtcttaaaatatttgaaaccaAAGCTCGTGATGTTCCAGAGCCACCGATGTGCTTTTGTATGTGGCTTCGATCTTCAGCACAAAACTCCTACTATCAAAAAGGTGATGCCCATGCCAAAGGCCCAATATGGTGGTAGGCATACTGTCACCATGTTACCTGGAGCTGGCATCGGACCAGAGTTAATGTCTTACGTTAAGGAG atttttaaatacgcCGGTGTACCAGTAGACTTTGAGGATGTTGATATTGATCCCAATGCAGATGACAATATTGACTTAGATTATGCAATTACATCAATACGTAGAAATGGAGTGGCATTAAAGGGTAACATAGAAACGCGCAGTACAGAAACTAGCGTTTTTTCACGAAATGTTGCGCTGCGAAATGAGCTAGATCTCTATGTAAACGTTCTGCACTGTGTATCCTATCCGGGCGTCAATTCTCGTCAGAAAAACATCGATATAGTGATTGTCAGGCAAAACATTGAGGGCGAGTATTCCATGCTGGAGCACGAGAGCGTCCACGGTGTTGTGGAAAGCATGAAAGTTATTACAGACTTCAACTCGGAGCGTGTCGCACGTTACGCGTTTGAGTATGCCAAAAGAAATGGCCGGAAGAAAGTTACGACGGTGCACAAAGCAAACATCATGAAACTATCCGATGGGCTCTTTTTGGAGACCTCGCGACAAGTCGCCAAGAATTATCCAGACATTATCCACAATGACATAATTATCGACAATTGTTGCATGCAGCTCGTTTCGAATCCACATCAGTTCGACGTCATGTTGACGACCAATCTATACGGCGCCATCGTATCGAACGTGGTATGCGGTCTGTTGGGCGGCGCTGGTCTATTGGCCGGCAAGAATTACGGCGACCATTATACGGTCTTTGAGCCGGGAACTCGTAATACCGGCACCAGCATCGCCGGCAAGAATGTTGCAAATCCCATTGCGATGCTAAACGCCGCGGTCGATATGCTACGTCATCTGGGTCACAAACATCACGCTTCCATTATACAAAACGCGATCAACAAGACTATTAATCAGGGTGTGCATACCCGAGATCTTGGCGGTACTGCGACGAGCAGGGAAGTCgtcgataatatattgaaacacATTAAAGTCGCAATTGTTTAa
- the LOC126851615 gene encoding cytochrome P450 4C1-like translates to MFIIILLLSILTLLLCHYYVNHGKNGRLINLIPGPPCSLISGNALEFIVSPEEQWKLLHSILDKYYPIARIWGFFRPLVSIRHPDDMETILSSTKHIEKSIIYNVLHPWFGTGLLTSTGTKWQSRRKILTPAFHFNILNHFVDILIKESDHMIKSLKDEEGIIVKDLIPFISEHTLNAICETAMGISLHDLGAFQQKYREAVHQIIELMIYRLVRIWLHNDLIFALTPPGRRQRKVLKILHGFTEKIIVERKLYHKKTNGQYLKNLENDKKADMDDVEMFGIKKKRLAMLDLLIAASQEGLLTDLDIREEVDTFMFEGHDTTAMGITFALLLLAEHKDIQERVRTEVNIVMQENEGTLTIRSMQNLLYLDRCLKETLRLYPSVFFISRFTAEDVKLQSYVVPAGTAIHLNIYGVHRDPNFWPNPEVFDPDRFLPERILNRHPYCYLPFSAGPRNCIGQRFGLLEMKAIIAPLVHNFYLEPIDYLKDLRIRSDLILRPFHPLHMRFIPIKC, encoded by the exons atgtttattattatattgctattATCTATACTTACTTTATTGCTGTGTCATTATTATGTGAATCATGGAAAAAACGGGCGACTCATTAATCTTATACCAGGACCCCCGTGTTCTCTGATTTCTGGTAATGCATTAGAATTCATTGTTTCACCAG aaGAACAATGGAAGTTGCTACATTCCATACTTGACAAGTATTATCCCATTGCAAGAATATGGGGTTTTTTCAGGCCTCTTGTATCAATTCGTCATCCAGATGATATGgag ACGATATTAAGCAGCACCAAGCACATCgagaaaagtattatatataatgtattacatCCTTGGTTCGGAACAGGTCTCCTCACTAGCACAG GCACCAAATGGCAATCACGAAGAAAGATATTAACACCTGCATTCCATTTCAATATCTTAAATCACTTTgttgatattttgattaaagagAGCGATCACATGATAAAGTCTTTGAAGGATGAAGAAGGAATAAtcgtaaaagatttaataccATTTATTAGTGAACATACGTTGAATGCAATATGCG AAACTGCCATGGGCATCTCTCTGCATGATCTTGGCGCGTTCCAGCAAAAGTATCGAGAGGCTGTTCACCAGATAATCGAACTTATGATTTATAG attagtGAGAATTTGGCTCCATAATGATCTGATATTTGCTTTGACGCCACCAGGAAGAAGGCAAAGAAAGGTTCTTAAGATATTGCATGGATTTACGGAAAAA ATCATCGTAGAAAGGAAGCTTTACCATAAAAAGACCAATGgtcaatatttgaaaaaccttgaaaatgataaaaaggcGGACATGGATGATGTAGAAATGTTCGGAA ttaaaaaaaagcgACTAGCCATGTTGGATCTCTTAATAGCGGCATCTCAGGAAGGATTGTTGACTGATTTGGATATCAGAGAAGAAGTTGATACTTTTATGTTTGAA ggTCATGATACTACAGCGATGGGTATAACGtttgctttattattattagctgAACACAAAGATATTCAG GAACGTGTAAGAACTGAAGTCAATATCGTGATGCAAGAAAACGAAGGAACGCTTACTATAAGATCAatgcaaaatttgttataCTTAGATAGATGTTTAAAGGAAACGCTACGTTTATATCCCAGTGTGTTTTTTATATCACGATTTACTGCGGAGGATGTAAAACTAc aatcatATGTAGTACCTGCTGGAACAGCGAtacatcttaatatttatggagTTCATAGAGATCCTAATTTCTGGCCAAATCCAGAAGTATTTGATCCGGATAGATTTTTGCCCGAAAGGATTCTGAACCGTCATCCGTATTGCTATCTACCATTCAGCGCAGGACCGCGGAATTGCATag GTCAACGGTTCGGTCTGTTGGAGATGAAAGCTATAATAGCTCCTCTGgtgcacaatttttatttggagcctattgattatttaaaagatcttCGGATAAGATCCGATTTAATACTTCGTCCTTTTCATCCACTTCATATGAGATTTATTCCAATCAaatgctaa